From a single Raphanus sativus cultivar WK10039 chromosome 3, ASM80110v3, whole genome shotgun sequence genomic region:
- the LOC108832548 gene encoding uncharacterized protein LOC108832548, translating into MDIPKLPGRKYTLGKEPNPIKSISYHTDCTTLHHALEDALDHREYEALKESKLGVFIKFQELEFEPLGFSLIEFENLTGLNCEYIEDLESPYCPFTKEMSAFWEKLGVNIDAGPSTDQIIAALKRCKDWSRDDRKRLAYLAIFAGYIEGKKVTTSTRASLARLVIDLEQFENYPWGRVTFKVLIESLKAKNITGCYTIDGFVQAFQSWVYTALPELGAGYGNPIRVENFVEKEEIGELFPQWDSDVEDPDAENIIKVMYKRPWKWTMDCWEVTGTCDASPTKKDEERPRRRKKAEEHPRRRKKAEERPTPRPRKKPRLEATAEATAEASEEATSEEASEEGREEAREREEAPEEAREEVSHQGRSDVRTERKEDPKEDPKKRKEDQKEDPKEDQKEDQKEDPKEDASEVAKDDPKEDASEVANEGASSSKVSSLVVAEEVEEPSVLLLEKEKSTLSDKAKEIARYESKRDAAHLEL; encoded by the exons ATGGATATTCCAAAACTCCCCGGGAGGAAATATACATTAGGGAAAGAGCCCAACCCAATTAAGAGCATTTCGTATCACACGGATTGTACGACGTTGCATCATGCTTTAGAAGATGCTCTTGATCATCGAGAATATGAAGCGCTGAAGGAGTCGAagttgggagttttcatcaagttccaAGAGCTGGAATTTG aaccgcTGGGGTTTTCACTGATAGAGTTTGAAAAcctcactggtctaaactgtgagtacatcgaggaccttgagagtCCGTACTGTCCTTTTACAAAGGAGATGTCTGCTTTCTGGGAGAAGTTGGGAGTTAATATCGATGCTGGGCCATCTACTGaccagataatagcagcactcaAGAGATGCAAAGACTGGTCTCGGGATGATCGCAAGCGGCTAGCGTACCTTGCCATCTTCGCTGGAtacattgaagggaaaaaggtCACAACCTCTACACGGGCTAGTCTGGCGAGGCTAGTGATAGATTTAGAAcagtttgagaattatccatgggggagagtcacTTTTAAGGTGCTGATTGAGTCTCTGAAGGCCAAAAATATCACGGGTTGTTACACGATTGATGGGTTTGTACAAGCTTTCCAGTCCTGGGTGTACACAGCTCTGCCGGAACTTGGTGCTGGTTATGGTAATCCC ATTAGAGTGGaaaactttgttgagaaggaggAGATCGGTGAACTGTTTCCACAATGGGACTCTGATGTTGAGGACCCGGACGCGGAGAACATAATTAAAGTCATGTATaagagaccgtggaagtggaccatggattgctgggaagtcaccgGTACTTGTGATGCGAGTCCAACGAAGAAAGATGAAGAACGTCCAAGACGTCGGAAGAAAGCTGAAGAACATCCAAGACGTCGGAAGAAAGCTGAAGAACGTCCAACTCCAAGACCTCGGAAGAAACCTCGTTTAGAGGCAACTGCAGAGGCAACTGCAGAGGCTAGTGAAGAGGCTACTAGTGAAGAGGCTAGTGAAGAGGGTCGTGAAGAGGCTCGTGAACGTGAAGAGGCTCCTGAAGAGGCTCGTGAAGAGGTTTCTCATCAGGGTCGTTCCGATGTTCGTACAGAG AGGAAGGAGGATCCAAAGGAGGATCCTAAGAAGAGAAAGGAGGATCAAAAGGAGGATCCTAAGGAGGATCAAAAGGAGGATCAAAAGGAGGATCCTAAGGAGGATGCTAGTGAGGTTGCTAAGGACGATCCTAAGGAGGATGCCAGTGAGGTGGCTAATGAGGGTGCTAGTTCCTCGAAAGTGTCGAGTCTAGTGGTTGCCGAAGAAGTCGAAGAACCGAGCGTTCTTCTATTGGAGAAAGAAAAATCTACTCTTTCAGATAAAGCAAAGGAGATAGCTAGATATGAGTCAAAGAGGGATGCTGCTCATTTGGAACTTTAG